In a genomic window of Streptomyces puniciscabiei:
- a CDS encoding TetR/AcrR family transcriptional regulator — MTATPFPVGEIVAARRPHRKDAARNFDALLAAAREAFAEHGSDASLEDIARRAGVGIGTLYRNFPTRRDLFESVYADEVDALCRAAVEVAELQPWEALTAWLDRFAGYMVTKRAVREALNDESEIFQTCRDSMYAAGGPLLERAQRAGVARPDMDFADLLRMVAGITATAFDDDAQRDRVLAIALDGVRTGR; from the coding sequence GTGACGGCCACGCCGTTCCCCGTCGGCGAGATCGTGGCGGCCCGCCGGCCGCACCGCAAGGACGCCGCCCGCAACTTCGACGCGCTGCTCGCCGCCGCCCGTGAGGCGTTCGCGGAGCACGGCTCGGACGCCTCGCTGGAGGACATCGCCCGGCGCGCGGGCGTCGGCATCGGCACGCTGTACCGGAACTTCCCCACCCGCCGGGACCTCTTCGAGAGCGTCTACGCCGACGAGGTCGACGCCCTGTGCCGGGCCGCCGTGGAGGTCGCGGAGCTTCAGCCGTGGGAGGCGCTGACGGCCTGGCTGGACCGGTTCGCCGGCTACATGGTCACCAAGCGCGCGGTGCGCGAGGCCCTGAACGACGAGTCGGAGATCTTCCAGACCTGCCGCGACTCGATGTACGCCGCCGGCGGCCCGCTCCTGGAACGCGCCCAGCGGGCGGGCGTGGCCCGGCCGGACATGGACTTCGCCGACCTGCTGCGGATGGTCGCCGGCATCACGGCCACGGCGTTCGACGACGACGCCCAGCGCGACCGGGTCCTCGCCATCGCGCTGGACGGAGTGCGCACCGGCCGCTGA